In Sebastes fasciatus isolate fSebFas1 chromosome 15, fSebFas1.pri, whole genome shotgun sequence, a genomic segment contains:
- the LOC141751971 gene encoding lysophosphatidylserine lipase ABHD12-like — protein MKIVVLILIAVYASVPALLYLFPPIMIYIVFSHYMFFPLVVDLSKPKDVLNYTSNFYFDVEEGIKLGVWHTLPASQWEEAEGKSRQWYRDALGDGSPVILYLHGQKQTRALDYRVELVKVLSAAGYHVISFDYRGFGDSTGSPTEAGLTRDSVSLYHWVKNHSRGLVCVWGHSLGAAVATNTVVKLQEQGSAVDALVLHAPFTSMKEIISYSTFTKFYNFVPGFHDLLCNILDNVNVALANDKNVKILTCPTLFIHSKDDNKIPFEMGVRLFKIALQSKKYNNRDAPVEMITYSADLGYLHSHIYRDPNLPNVIGKFLQNLRE, from the exons ATGAAGATTGTTGTGTTAATTCTGATCGCTGTCTATGCTTCAGTGCCTGCCCTTCTCTACCTGTTCCCACCGATAATGATCTACATCGTATTTTCACACTACA TGTTTTTTCCATTGGTTGTGGATCTTAGCAAACCTAAAGACGTGCTGAACTACACGTCCAACTTCTACTTCGACGTAGAGGAGGGAATCAAATTGGGTGTCTG GCATACACTCCCTGCCAGCCAATGGGAGGAGGCTGAGGGGAAAAGCCGTCAGTGGTACCGGGACGCTCTGGGAGACGGCAGTCCTGTTATTCTCTATCTCCATGGCCAAAAACAGACCAG GGCCTTAGACTACAGAGTGGAGCTGGTGAAG GTTTTAAGCGCTGCAGGGTACCATGTCATATCTTTTGACTACAGAG GTTTTGGAGACTCCACTGGGAGCCCCACTGAAGCCGGACTGACCAGGGACTCCGTCTCCCTGTACCACTGGGTCAAGAATCACAGCAGAGGTCTCGTCTGTGTGTGGGGACACTCGCTCGGCGCCGC GGTGGCAACCAACACTGTAGTGAAGTTACAGGAACAAG GGTCTGCTGTTGATGCTTTAGTCCTTCATGCTCCGTTCACATCTATGAAAGAAATCATAAGTTACTCCACGTTCACTAAG TTTTACAATTTCGTTCCAGGGTTTCATGACTTGCTTTGTAACATCTTGGATAACGTCAACGTTGCGCTCGCCAACGATAAAAA TGTGAAGATCTTGACCTGCCCGACTCTTTTCATCCATTCAAAGGATGACAATAAGATCCCTTTTGAGATGGGTGTCAGG CTGTTCAAGATAGCCCTCCAGtctaaaaaatacaacaacagaGATGCTCCGGTTGAAATGATCACCTACAGCGCCGATCTTGGATACCTACACAGCCACATCTATAGAGATCCCAATCTGCCAAATGTGATCGG GAAATTCCTACAAAACCTGAGAGAGTAG
- the LOC141751978 gene encoding lysophosphatidylserine lipase ABHD12-like: MKLIGLMLYSVYASVPAFIYLFPGIMTYIVFSHIDLAPSNVDLSKPQNLLNYTSNFYFNVEEGVSVGVWHTLPASQWEDAKGKSPEWYRSTLGDGSPVILYLHGQRETRALGYRVDLVKVLSAAGYHVISFDYRGFGDSTGNPTEAGLTRDSVSLYHWVKNHSRGLVCVWGHSLGAAVATNTVVKLQEQGSAVDALVLHAPFTSFKEVIFTSSFAKFYQYLPGFEKLVCSILDKINVSFSNDKNVKILTCPTLFIHSKDDDTVPFEMGVRLFKIALQAKKDNNRNVTVEMITYSADLGYLHSHIYRDPNLPNVIGKFLQNLTTSALPPPQ, from the exons ATGAAGTTAATTGGGTTAATGCTGTACTCTGTCTACGCCTCAGTGCCTGCCTTTATCTACCTGTTCCCCGGGATAATGACCTATATCGTATTTTCTCACATCG ATTTGGCTCCATCCAATGTGGATCTTAGCAAACCTCAAAACTTGCTGAACTACACATCCAACTTCTACTTCAACGTAGAGGAGGGCGTCTCAGTGGGTGTCTG GCATACACTCCCTGCCAGCCAATGGGAGGACGCCAAGGGGAAAAGCCCTGAGTGGTACCGGAGCACTCTGGGAGACGGCAGTCCTGTTATTCTCTATCTCCACGGCCAAAGAGAGACCAG GGCCCTAGGCTACAGAGTGGACCTGGTGAAG GTTTTAAGCGCTGCAGGGTACCATGTCATATCTTTTGACTACAGAG GTTTTGGAGACTCCACTGGGAACCCCACTGAAGCCGGACTGACCAGGGACTCCGTCTCCCTGTACCACTGGGTCAAGAATCACAGCAGAGGTCTCGTCTGTGTGTGGGGACACTCACTCGGCGCCGC GGTGGCAACCAACACTGTAGTGAAGTTACAGGAACAAG GGTCTGCTGTTGATGCTTTAGTCCTTCATGCTCCATTCACATCTTTCAAAGAAGTCATATTCACTAGTTCCTTCGCTAAG TTTTACCAATACCTTCCAGGATTTGAGAAGTTGGTTTGTAGCATCTTGGATAAGATCAACGTTTCGTTCTCTAACGATAAAAA TGTGAAGATCTTGACCTGCCCGACTCTTTTCATCCATTCAAAGGATGACGATACGGTCCCTTTTGAGATGGGTGTCAGG CTGTTCAAGATAGCCCTCCAGGctaaaaaagacaataacaGAAATGTTACGGTTGAAATGATCACCTACAGCGCCGATCTTGGATACCTACACAGCCACATCTACAGAGATCCCAATCTGCCAAATGTGATCGG GAAATTTCTACAAAACCTGACTACATCagctctccctcctccacagTAG